The following coding sequences are from one Streptomyces sp. V3I7 window:
- the sucC gene encoding ADP-forming succinate--CoA ligase subunit beta: MDLFEYQARDLFAKHDVPVLAGEVIDTPEAARAITERLGGKSVVKAQVKVGGRGKAGGVKLAATPDEAVARATDILGMDIKGHTVHKVMIAETAPEIVEEYYVSFLLDRANRTFLSIASVEGGMEIEEVAATRPEAVAKIAIDAIDGVDEAKAREIVEAAKFPAEVADKVVNVLIKLWDTFIKSDALLVEVNPLAKVASGEVLALDGKVSLDENAEFRHPEYEELHDKEAANPLEAAAKAKGLNYVKLDGEVGIIGNGAGLVMSTLDVVAYAGEKHGDVKPANFLDIGGGASAQVMANGLEIILGDPDVKSVFVNVFGGITACDEVANGIVQALKLLEDRGEKVEKPLVVRLDGNNAELGRKILTDANHPLVQRVDTMDGAADKAAELAHAAK, translated from the coding sequence GTGGACCTGTTCGAGTACCAGGCGAGGGACCTCTTCGCCAAGCACGATGTACCGGTGCTGGCCGGTGAAGTCATCGACACGCCTGAGGCGGCGCGCGCGATCACGGAGCGTCTGGGCGGCAAGTCCGTCGTCAAGGCGCAGGTGAAGGTCGGTGGCCGCGGCAAGGCCGGTGGCGTCAAGCTGGCCGCCACCCCGGACGAGGCCGTCGCCCGCGCGACGGACATCCTCGGCATGGACATCAAGGGCCACACGGTCCACAAGGTCATGATCGCCGAGACCGCTCCGGAGATCGTCGAGGAGTACTACGTCTCCTTCCTCCTCGACCGCGCCAACCGCACCTTCCTCTCCATCGCCTCCGTCGAGGGCGGTATGGAGATCGAGGAGGTGGCCGCCACCCGTCCGGAGGCCGTCGCCAAGATCGCGATCGACGCCATCGACGGCGTGGACGAGGCCAAGGCCCGCGAGATCGTCGAGGCCGCCAAGTTCCCGGCCGAGGTCGCGGACAAGGTCGTGAACGTCCTCATCAAGCTGTGGGACACCTTCATCAAGTCGGACGCCCTCCTGGTCGAGGTCAACCCGCTCGCGAAGGTCGCCTCGGGCGAGGTCCTCGCCCTCGACGGCAAGGTGTCGCTCGACGAGAACGCCGAGTTCCGCCACCCCGAGTACGAGGAGCTCCACGACAAGGAGGCCGCCAACCCGCTGGAGGCGGCCGCCAAGGCGAAGGGCCTCAACTACGTCAAGCTCGACGGCGAGGTCGGCATCATCGGCAACGGCGCGGGTCTCGTCATGAGCACCCTGGACGTCGTCGCGTACGCCGGTGAGAAGCACGGCGATGTGAAGCCCGCCAACTTCCTGGACATCGGCGGTGGCGCCTCCGCCCAGGTCATGGCGAACGGCCTGGAGATCATCCTGGGCGACCCGGACGTCAAGTCCGTGTTCGTCAACGTCTTCGGCGGCATCACCGCCTGCGACGAGGTCGCCAACGGCATCGTCCAGGCGCTGAAGCTCCTGGAGGACCGCGGCGAGAAGGTCGAGAAGCCGCTCGTCGTCCGCCTCGACGGCAACAACGCCGAGCTGGGCCGCAAGATCCTCACCGACGCCAACCACCCGCTGGTCCAGCGCGTCGACACCATGGACGGCGCGGCCGACAAGGCCGCCGAGCTGGCCCACGCCGCCAAGTAA
- the sucD gene encoding succinate--CoA ligase subunit alpha, translating into MAIWLNKDSKVIVQGMTGATGMKHTKLMLGDGTNVVGGVNPRKAGQTVDFDGTEVPVFGTVKEAIEATGANVSVIFVPEKFTKDAVVEAIDAEIPLAVVITEGIAVHDTAAFWAYAGKKGNKTRIIGPNCPGIITPGQSNVGIIPGDITKPGRIGLVSKSGTLTYQMMYELRDIGFSTAVGIGGDPIIGTTHIDALAAFQDDPDTDLIVMIGEIGGDAEERAAAFIKDNVTKPVVGYVAGFTAPEGKTMGHAGAIVSGSSGTAQAKKEALEAAGVKVGKTPTETAKLAREILNG; encoded by the coding sequence ATGGCTATCTGGCTCAACAAGGACAGCAAGGTCATCGTCCAGGGCATGACCGGCGCCACGGGCATGAAGCACACCAAGCTCATGCTCGGCGACGGCACCAACGTCGTGGGCGGCGTCAACCCGCGCAAGGCGGGGCAGACCGTGGACTTCGACGGCACCGAGGTGCCCGTCTTCGGCACCGTCAAGGAGGCCATCGAAGCCACCGGCGCCAACGTTTCCGTCATCTTCGTGCCGGAGAAGTTCACCAAGGACGCGGTCGTCGAGGCCATCGACGCCGAGATCCCCCTGGCCGTCGTGATCACCGAGGGCATCGCCGTGCACGACACGGCCGCCTTCTGGGCGTACGCCGGCAAGAAGGGCAACAAGACCCGCATCATCGGCCCCAACTGCCCCGGCATCATCACCCCGGGCCAGTCGAACGTCGGCATCATCCCGGGCGACATCACGAAGCCGGGCCGCATCGGCCTGGTCTCGAAGTCCGGCACGCTGACGTACCAGATGATGTACGAGCTGCGTGACATCGGCTTCTCGACCGCCGTCGGCATCGGTGGCGACCCGATCATCGGCACCACGCACATCGACGCCCTGGCCGCGTTCCAGGACGACCCCGACACCGACCTGATCGTGATGATCGGTGAGATCGGTGGCGACGCCGAGGAGCGCGCGGCCGCGTTCATCAAGGACAACGTGACCAAGCCGGTCGTCGGCTACGTCGCGGGCTTCACCGCGCCCGAGGGCAAGACCATGGGCCACGCCGGTGCCATCGTCTCCGGTTCGTCCGGCACCGCCCAGGCGAAGAAGGAGGCCCTCGAGGCCGCCGGCGTCAAGGTCGGCAAGACGCCGACCGAAACCGCCAAGCTGGCGCGCGAGATCCTCAACGGCTGA
- a CDS encoding sigma factor-like helix-turn-helix DNA-binding protein has product MTARQPPLAPPAAPPPPPAPLTPGQAFDALYAFCAPALVRQTYLLTGRHELARESVERAFHLAWQQWPRVARDRDPAGWVRATAYEWALSPWHRFRPRYRHPEPPPADAADRALLQALLKLPPSYRRTLVLYDGVGLGLPETAAETEASTPAAASRVTHARAAMATCDPALSDPATLHRRLTELASAERLRASKPEPVRTDCERRTRFWTQAAIAFTVAIIGATALTLQTAPTHYEAPLAPAQAVRGVPPKTALGPLSPQQLQLRAKLRQRAASGPERLLPVPR; this is encoded by the coding sequence GTGACGGCCCGCCAGCCGCCTCTCGCGCCTCCCGCCGCTCCTCCACCGCCCCCGGCACCCCTGACCCCTGGTCAGGCCTTCGACGCGCTCTACGCGTTCTGCGCCCCGGCCCTCGTACGGCAGACGTATCTACTGACCGGGCGGCACGAGCTGGCCCGCGAGTCGGTGGAGCGGGCCTTCCATCTGGCCTGGCAGCAGTGGCCGCGCGTGGCCCGGGACCGCGACCCGGCGGGCTGGGTGCGCGCGACGGCGTACGAGTGGGCGCTCTCCCCCTGGCACCGCTTCCGCCCCCGCTACCGGCACCCCGAACCCCCGCCCGCGGACGCCGCCGACCGCGCGCTGCTCCAGGCCCTCCTCAAGCTGCCGCCGTCCTACCGTCGCACCCTCGTGCTGTACGACGGCGTCGGTCTCGGGCTGCCCGAGACCGCGGCGGAGACCGAGGCGAGCACCCCGGCCGCGGCCAGCCGGGTGACACACGCGCGGGCCGCGATGGCCACGTGCGACCCCGCCCTGTCGGACCCGGCCACCCTCCACCGGCGGCTGACCGAACTGGCCTCCGCGGAACGGCTGCGCGCGTCGAAGCCGGAGCCCGTACGCACGGACTGCGAACGCCGGACCCGCTTCTGGACCCAGGCGGCCATCGCCTTCACGGTCGCCATCATCGGCGCGACGGCGCTCACGCTCCAGACGGCCCCCACCCACTACGAGGCGCCGCTCGCCCCGGCCCAGGCGGTGCGGGGCGTTCCGCCGAAGACGGCGCTGGGTCCGCTGTCGCCGCAGCAGCTCCAGCTGCGCGCGAAGCTGCGGCAGCGGGCGGCGAGCGGACCGGAGAGGCTCCTGCCGGTGCCCCGGTGA